The genomic stretch TCTGCTGTTTGATCTTTTCTATTTTTCTTTAAATCTTTTACTTCTGTTCTAAAATTTTCAAACTTGCTTAGCATACTTTTTCTATCTTTTTCTACTATTGGATTTTCAAGTATTTTATAGTATTCATTTGATAAAGCACCATACTTTTGATTTAAACCAGCTTCCACTTCATTAAAAGGTACATTCTTTGTTGAAGTACAAGCATTAATAACTAAAATACTAACTAACATTAAAATAATCTTTTTCATTTTTAATTCCTCTCTTTACTACCAAGATTGTATTTCTAATTTTTTATCTCTTATCATAAGTTCATTAACAGCTTCAGCTGGATTTTTATTTTCAAATAAGACAGCATTAACTTGTTCAATAATAGGTATTTCTACATTATATTTTTTAGCAGCCATTAAAGCAGATTTAGCACTATAAACACCTTCCACTACCATATTAACTTCTTTAATAGCTTCATCAAGTGTTTTTCCTTGTCCCAGTAAGATTCCTGCTCTTCTATTTCTACTATGCATACTTGCACAAGTAACTATTAAGTCCCCTAAGCCAGTTAGTCCATAAAATGTAGATTGTTCTCCCCCCATTGCAACACCTAATGTAGTAATTTCTTTGATTCCACGAGTTATAAGAGCAGCTTTTGTATTATCTCCATAATTTAAACCATCAGCTATTCCAGCTGCTAGAGCAATAACATTTTTTAGAGCTCCTCCAATTTCTACTCCTATCATATCAGGGCTTGTATAAACTCTAAAACTAGGATTCATAAAAATATTTTGTAAATACAATGTAAGAGTT from Fusobacterium hwasookii encodes the following:
- a CDS encoding NAD(P)H-dependent glycerol-3-phosphate dehydrogenase gives rise to the protein MAKISVIGSGGWGIALAILLHKNGHNLTIWSFDKKEAEELKITRENKTKLANILIPENIKVTNDLKVAVEDKDILVLAVPSKAVRSVSKSLKNIIKDKQIIVNVAKGLEEDTLETMTNIIEEELAEKNPEVAVLSGPSHAEEVGKGIPTTCVVSAHNKTLTLYLQNIFMNPSFRVYTSPDMIGVEIGGALKNVIALAAGIADGLNYGDNTKAALITRGIKEITTLGVAMGGEQSTFYGLTGLGDLIVTCASMHSRNRRAGILLGQGKTLDEAIKEVNMVVEGVYSAKSALMAAKKYNVEIPIIEQVNAVLFENKNPAEAVNELMIRDKKLEIQSW